From the genome of Plectropomus leopardus isolate mb chromosome 9, YSFRI_Pleo_2.0, whole genome shotgun sequence:
CATTTAACACTAAGACTATAAGGCATTTCTTAGAGATAAATACACTGTTGTTTggattaataacatttttaaaacctgcCATCAAAGTCTTACAAGTCAGCACTAATCACCACAAACACTGAGTCAACATCTTGGCCTTCTAGCCTCAAGTTACTGGTCCAAAAAACCCGCCAAAACACTTTCTCAAACAATTATAAAATCCTCAATTACCGAGAAATTAGCGGTTTGGTTGGGAAATTAAGACTGATTATATGCCTCGCTGGTGTATACTTGTCCCACTTATCCCCGTCTCTGTGAGCGTTTGAGGCAGCCAGAGTAACCAGCTCTGAGTGCTGAATTCTGCTGTTGCTGCAGATGTCATTGTGCCATGTATTTGCTTAGCAGTTAAGGGTAGAAAATTACTTGTTCAGGCTTCAAAAATGTGCCCCTGGAGACATGTTTTGCACGGTTGTGCAAACCTGTGAGCCGAGTCGCTTTCAAAGCATCCATAACCAGCTCGACAATTTCACTAAGTACACAGACTgtactgaaatataaaaaaatgacaatacatTGGCGTACATGGCTTACCTGGAGTGTAAGTTTCGTTTTATCTTTTCCTGCAAGCGATGAActgtaaagacaaaaacagaaccCACAACTTGGACTTGAAAGTTTAACACacttagattttttaaaaaatttaaagtcaGTCATATTTCACAGGGATTAtatgacatgaaaaatacataataaacaCTTTTAGACGCATCCACCAGAGGCACAAGACTTACCTTAACCTTTCTAAACACAGCGAAACCTGCTCATCATATCTGTAGAAGTGGGCTTTTGAATGGTCGAAGCTTGTGTACGGTAAACCTGTAGCGTCGGGAACGGCATCTATTGAGAAGAAGAAAACGGTTTTAAAAGGACAAATTGAAGTACACATTTATCACCACGTCTTTAACTTGACAAGTGGTAACGATGTGGTCCATGTAACGAAACACAAACTAGCTGAAAACCAGGCCAGATGCAGATGCAGTTCGGGGCCACACGCCTGAACAACACGTTTTCATGTAAAGTTTCAAAATCTGCACGTTTTAGCACCATTTCAGAAATAATCTATGTCCATTCTAACAAAACGCACATCACATGACCATctactctattcaaacataatttcagctaacTGGCGTTCATGGAGATTGAGAGGAacacaaggggaaaaaaatggagaaacgtatgtgatggtaaacaaacgtTACACGTCGTCACAGAGCTATGTTACGTCAACAGCTACAGgaaataaatttgccattatgtggaaggttatccacgaAAGATTGCTGTAACAATTTTAAttacaaacagcaaacacaaattacatactttttaaaaaaaactttcaatgatttttccaggcctagaaaacTTAACTGtgaatttccatgacttttccaggttttttcaTACATCAGCAACAACATACCGAAGACAAAGACCTGTTTCATATGCCTGTCCCATGCCACACATTCTGACGTGTTGTAATGGGAAAAGCAAGTGTGTAACTTATAATGTTCACAGTggatctgttttactcaaatgCTCCAGTGAGAGACTGTGAGCAAGCATACCGGATACAAGGATCCTACAACCAAAGCAACTAAATGGAATACAGccattaattaatttcattatttacacctgtgttgGACAAACTGTGACATGGCAAAAAAGTCTTCTATGAAAAAGGTCACTTGACAAATGCAAACAGCAGTGTTATACTTTCTCGCCAACTGACCAAACCAAACAGTGATTTCATCTACAGCTGCTTCATGACAGCTTTTACGTATCCgtggtgtgttttgttgccTCTGTATTGTACATGCTGTGTTTAACTGCATGCATTGCACGACATTAACACAACATATTGTCATAGAGATACTCttcatattttctaaatgtgttgataaatggtcattttgagcttataaaaaacttaaagaaagtTGAAGCTGAATGATGTCACAGTGCTGCCACTTTGGCTCACGGTCATGTGACCCCTGAGAATTGTGGTACAGAAACACCACAGCACCAAACATCATTAATCCCAGACCGAGACGTGACTACATTGAAGACTTACCGTCTCCAGCTGGTTGGATGACTCTCTCTAACCCCCGTGACTGATAAAATTCCTTTATTCTTTTGTCTTCACCTGTTCAAACATGAATGTGGATATTAGACAATTTTATACTGCCAATAAAGCAACATTTAATTACagtatgtattattattattattaggattactacaaatattattttagatttCACAGGTGCAAAACTCTAAATATTGACCCTCATATGAACCTATACTTCAGGTCACACTATTCGTAACACCGATACACACAGCACTGTTTCTTTACGTACTTTCTTGTAGTCCAGGCACCAGTTTGTAGACAATGTCCTGCATCACTCGGTCCAGTTTGAGGTTGAGTAAAGGCTGCGTTTCATGGATTTTGATGTTGCACATGGGACAGTACTTGCTCGTTTGCAGGTATTTCACAATACAACTTTTACAGACTgtaaagcagagagaaagagaaagaaaatacaggtaattttcattcaaatgaCTTTATCCAGTTTAACGTCTATATTTTGCGAAATAGcagaaagagttaaaaagttcataaaatgtaaacagactgaTGTTTGTTCATCTCTGTGTCAACTCACATGTGTGCAAACACTCTGTAATAGTTGTGGCATCGATGAAGTAACCTGCACAAAGGTAGCAGACGATGTGTTCGTTCAGGTCCTTGATCTTCAACTTCACCTCCTCCTGTCAAGACATAAACAGGTCTTACgcatatttttaaagtttaaaagtttggtTTAAAGGTctagtttgtaggatttagtgggGAGGTTGCAGAACAGAAACTTCTTTCACGTGgcaagcatgtaggagaacttcTGAGGCTGATGCAAAAGTGCAAATggccttatctagagccagtgtttggtttgtagtttgcaaaaaacactttatttcgaagtacagtgaatttacatcagttttttttaagtgcagtttttgtttattcctgcaatatgttttatttctttgtgttttgagCCAATGCGttgttcacattttgtgaaTAAAATTGACCATGTGGTTATTTGTGTTTAGTTAAACCTTGagctaatgactaaggagaaatctgtaccctagttcagttcagttcaaaacttttattttcccTCAAGGGAAAATGTGATCTGCCGTTGGcagtacaaaacaattaaataacacaataaacaGGAACATAGGACATCAGAGCAGCACACAACCAAATTTGATTAAAAGCAATCCCAAtcaacagtaaaagtaaaattatcaATGAAGGTAATCTAAAGGTGTCAATAAGGGGAATGATCACAGTCATTTTGTGCAAGTTAATTACGATGGTTGCACAtgaaacaaaattatatatttacctATATGTTCTTG
Proteins encoded in this window:
- the pcgf1 gene encoding polycomb group RING finger protein 1 isoform X2 encodes the protein MAEQGPMAIAMRLRNQLQSVYKLDPLRNEEVKLKIKDLNEHIVCYLCAGYFIDATTITECLHTFCKSCIVKYLQTSKYCPMCNIKIHETQPLLNLKLDRVMQDIVYKLVPGLQESEDKRIKEFYQSRGLERVIQPAGDDAVPDATGLPYTSFDHSKAHFYRYDEQVSLCLERLSSSLAGKDKTKLTLQQKFVRCSVRAEVRHLRKVLCHRLNVEKHQVQMLFNNESLPDHMTMKRLWLSHWFGKAQPLVLHYTIKDKRTR
- the pcgf1 gene encoding polycomb group RING finger protein 1 isoform X3, producing MAEQGPMAIAMRLRNQLQSVYKLDPLRNEEEVKLKIKDLNEHIVCYLCAGYFIDATTITECLHTFCKSCIVKYLQTSKYCPMCNIKIHETQPLLNLKLDRVMQDIVYKLVPGLQESEDKRIKEFYQSRGLERVIQPAGDDAVPDATGLPYTSFDHSKAHFYRYDEQVSLCLERLSSSLAGKDKTKLTLQKFVRCSVRAEVRHLRKVLCHRLNVEKHQVQMLFNNESLPDHMTMKRLWLSHWFGKAQPLVLHYTIKDKRTR
- the pcgf1 gene encoding polycomb group RING finger protein 1 isoform X1, which produces MAEQGPMAIAMRLRNQLQSVYKLDPLRNEEEVKLKIKDLNEHIVCYLCAGYFIDATTITECLHTFCKSCIVKYLQTSKYCPMCNIKIHETQPLLNLKLDRVMQDIVYKLVPGLQESEDKRIKEFYQSRGLERVIQPAGDDAVPDATGLPYTSFDHSKAHFYRYDEQVSLCLERLSSSLAGKDKTKLTLQQKFVRCSVRAEVRHLRKVLCHRLNVEKHQVQMLFNNESLPDHMTMKRLWLSHWFGKAQPLVLHYTIKDKRTR